The Synchiropus splendidus isolate RoL2022-P1 chromosome 8, RoL_Sspl_1.0, whole genome shotgun sequence nucleotide sequence TATGAAGAGTGTTGAGCGTTGAGTTGAAAGTGGAATCACAACATGCCAGCAGACATTTCTGAAAACGGCCGATGGCGTGAAGCTGTGTTTGCCAGGAAGGTCAGCATGTGAATGCAGCTTCTTCATCTGGGTGGTTGTGTGCAGATCTGGATCCTGCTGTGGTGAGGCCACAGCATGCAGAGGTGGCTCAGGGAGGAACGCTGGAGGCCATTTGCAACGCCCTGTCCTCGCTCCAGACACACACCGCCTGGTTTAAGGTGGGAAAGGCTCCATCAGTGCTGCATGTGCTCCCAGTGTTCAGCTCGCGCTTGACTCTGGCCTCTTGACAGGAAGGAAAGCTCATTTCAGTGGGTCACAGGCTGATGGTCAACGCCACCAAGTATGACACAGCGGGGACCTACATGTGTGTGGTGACTGTTCCTGAGATCCAAGGAATGAAGACTGAAGGGACATTAACAGTTCATGTAACAGGTCAGTCTTGTAGTCTGTACAAACAGGTACCGTAATTTCGGGAcaataagccactactttttcctcgcggtctgaaccctgtggctcaTACAACGGTGCGACTAATATATGGATGTTTACAGGCTACAGAGCCtcaaaatactgagcctggACACATGGGagcaatgacatcacaggcgagTTATTGACCctaaagctccgcccacagagccgatctcctggaggagcagagaggagaataagcagctgagagcggctgtggcGGCGGAgcttgggacacatttggagcactttaatgtcaataacagatcTGAGGAGTCGATGAttccagtgtgtttcatgagtcagtctccatgctggagcctgttttccaaactggatcctcatgcattttgaagcctttctatggcgcagacagcaccgctgcacctgtGGCTCCTGgaggaacaagatctgttttccttcttacgTGAAGTGGGCGAGGCTAATAATCCGCTGCACACCGTAGTCCAGACTTCGTAGTGGGATAATGAATAAGTTCCTGTTTGAAAGTGGTAAGGGGCATAGTAGTGAAGTAGAGGTTTGTGATGCTTGGTCCAGGCCCACCTGAGATCCTGAACCCCGACCACACGGAGCTGCAGGAGACCTACGGGAGCAGCGTCCGCCTGCCGTGTGACGTGCGAGGCTTCCCTGCGCCCAGCATCACCTGGCACACTCCCGACGGCCAGGTATCACTCCATGATGTCACTCCCTGCATCAGTGGTGGGATTCAAAGCGGCATGTTTCTGCCGCAGATGCTGAAGGCCGACCCTCCGACAGACAGGAAGGATGGCGTGGCCAGCGTCCTGAGCCTCAAGGTCTCGTCCGACATCACAGCCGTCTGCAACTCGACCAACGAGCACGGCAGCAGCGCCATCACCTACACCATCAGAGCCCGTGAGTGCCCCCCTCTGTGAGCCCGCCTACCCCCAACCCCTCTTGTGTCCAAGTCAGGCGTGGCCTGTGACTCTGTGTCTGATGCTGTCAGGTTGTGTCCTTGTGTCCCCCTCTCCCAGTGTGTTAACAGGGAGTCGCCTCCCTTCTGCTCCATCTTCACCTATTTTCAGTTACACACTCCCCCACTGCAGCCACAGTTAGGACCCCCACTGTTTCCTCTGCCACAGGTAAGACCACCCTGCACCAACACCCTGGTGTTGGTGGAGACACTTGAGCACTTGTCAATGTGCTGTGTGAGGTTGAATGGAATGGAAGATTAGAACCAATATATCAGGGGGGAGCAGGTACAGTGAGAGTCACCATTTGCTTCAATGACTCCAACCCCTTTCTTTTTTATCTGcacttttatttcaacattttttctttcgtcctcctcctcttcctcagcaagTCACCCTCCTCCCCCGACCTGTCATGAGCCTCCCCCCGTGCTCCTAGgacaggtctcactactgtcctgtcAAACTTCCCATCTCTCCAGCGGCCGTGTCCAacccgcctgcactctcctcatcGCCTCCTTTAATCTCAGTCTCTCTTTCAGCCTCACCTCATCTGCTCCCCCCTCTCACTCATTCAcactcttgtttttttctagtattttttCCATTGAGACCCATCTGGTATTGAACCAAATATTCTGCTCCCTGAATATTGAATTATCATTCTTTATTCTTCAGTCTTAAAAgtgattattttctttattttttctccttatgtttttatttgttagaCAGTTGTGCTATAGTGAATGTAATTTTTCAGTACATTTAAAAACGATCTTATTTCCATGTGACTCCACTGCTGTGTCGAAGCGTGGCGCCAGTTCCCAGCTGAAGCCCCGCCCACCGATCGCGCCTTTATTGAGCTTAGATGTTGGGCCGTGTCCATGTCGCAGTCGACCATGAGTGTTGACCGTGAAGCCCCAGTGTGAGGGCAGCATCAGCTGATCTTCTCAGAGAGTCCCATGATTCCCATTAGCAGCGCTTCCTCCTGATGTTCTGCCAGGAAATGAGCCAGAGAAGACAGAAGTGCTCTGggtttttgtttctgtcactTAAATATGATGAAGTGGCCCAGGCCGGTGCTGGTGGCCCGCGTCAGGAAGGATGTTTAGCTGCAAGGCTGCGATAAGGCTTTGTGGAGTTGGACTGTGAGGCCGCTGAGGCCAGAGCTTCGACATGGAGGAGAGGTCAGGTGCTAGAGATGATGcaggctcctccccctcctctgacCTTTGTGCTCGTGTGGTCTCCCACAGTCAACGCAGTGTCTGAGCTCCCGCCAGAGAAGGTCCAGAGAGGTTTGTATCTGCCGCGGCTCTCCACCTCTCCACAGCTTGTTGGCTCCACTCTGCTCCTCAGGGAGAGGAGCCCCGGCCTCCCCCCCCCCAACACTCCCCCACCGCTCCTGCCATTTCTCACCCTTCACCAGCGATGAACCAAAGCCAGATCAATCTGAGATTGAGGTGTTCatcactatcatcatcatcatcatcatcatcatcatcatcatcatcatcatcatcatcatcatcatcagcagcagcagctgctctgtgcATGTGGCTGGATGCAGCAGACTCTTCCTGCCGCTCTGCTCTTGCTGTGTCTGTCGTGCTGCACTTGGCCCCGTCTGCACTGCCGTCCTCGCTGGACTCTCTGGCTCACcttcgctctgtgtgtgtgtgtgttgtgcagagAGCAACGGCGTCGTCATCGCGGTCATCATCATCTGCATCTTGCTGCTGGCCGTCCTGGGCAGCGTCCTCTACTTCCTCTACAAGAAGGGCAAGATCTGCGGGCGCTCGGGGAAGCAAGACCTGTGAGTGAGACCCTAGAGGCTGCGAACCTCCGGACTGTCCGTCAGACTCTGTCTAACTGAGAGGGGGCGGAGTCACGCCGCGTCGTTCACTGGGATGGCAAGGCGTCATGAAACACGGTCCTCATTCTCTCAGCccgctaggtggcgctctctgctctaaaatctttacATCTGAACAACcacttcattgaaacctcacctcatttttaagccaacagcgccacctactgagctctaaagataaggacactgtttcacaaagcctcatgaGACCTCTCTATAATCTAGAACATGACAGGAGTGTCTGCAAGATGTTCAAAGGGCTGAGAGAATTTTGAGAGGATTTTTTGGGGGTTGATAATTATTCTGTTTATTGGGGGCGGagttaaaaatgtattgtgaaTGTACTCATGTCTCAGAACAAAGGTTCCTGACTTTTTTGTTCCACCCAGTGACGCTGCCTGCGCAAGTCTGAATCCACAGCAGGGAATTCCAAAcaccagtgatgggctggtgaggcttcatgaaacagcgtcatcATTCTCTGAGCCCACTAAGTCTTTGTATTGGAGCCACCATGACatctcacctcatttttaaacccacggcgccccctgctgagctctgaaaataaggacactgtttcatgaagcctcatctgcccgtCACTAACAAACACTCTTCCTGAGTCGTGGAAGTTGTTCTGGTGACGTCAGCTTGCCTGTGGAGCTGCTGGCTCTCGCGATGTAACGCACCTGCCTTGTGCCGCCACAGCACCAAGGAGAAGTCCAGCAAAGACAACATcgtggtggagatgaagagcGACAACACGGAGGAGGCCATTCTGCTGGGGGTGAACGGAGAGAAGCTGTCGCCCTGTGAGCAGGTCTGGTGCCTGGCCTCCGCTGGCCTCTGCCTCTGCGTCTGCCTCACACCTTCTCTCTCCTCAGTGAAGGGAGCAGGCGGCTCCCAGCTGGAGCCCTCAGCCTGCCACCTCCTGCCTGCCAGTGTCTCCAGCCTGGTCACCTGCTGATCTCCACGCCTCTGGACTGCCTTCATCTGGGGCTGCGGCCACGCTGAGGAGAAGTCCACCCTCTGTCTACTGTAGATATGACCATctgtgtatatacagtacatatacatataaatctattttatttaaaacccagggaaaaatcacaaaaacaagtgaaGGACAGCTTTTTCTAGAGTTGAGGAGGATGCTCCTGGTCTGTACACTGAACCTGTCTCAGCCACGTCCTGTTTTCCAACTTCCCACTCTGTGACCACTTCACACCACAGTTGTTCAGGAGGATTATACCAAGGTGGAAGTTAGATCTCCGCGGTATCGGCCGTTTCTCGTGGCGCCTCAGGTGTGGGAAGGAAGCAGGTCATGAAACAGTCCATGTTTTGGGCCGTGAATCGACCAGGTGTGTGTCGTGTGGTTGGTTCCTGACAGAACAAGCCAAAGAACAGTTGTCACCCAATCCAACGACGCGTGAGACCAGTGTTGTCAGGCGCCAACATGAGCGGACGCTCCTGCCTGAACTTCACTCTTTTGCTCTGTGAATGTTTAATGCACTGAtttggtttgtgtgttttcCCCGCGTCTGACTGAACTAATGGCTCGTGTTTTCGCAGCATGAagtcgccccctggtggacgcaGTTTTCATGACGAATTTTTGGTGTGAATATTTACTTGAagctattattaaaaaatgccGTGCCTTTCAACCCCCACGTTTGAATTTGGCGGTGAGAGAAGGGACTGTGTCGCCACCTACTGGCCCCCAGTGAGTGTTGCTTTTGATTGAGGTCTTGTTTTCACCTTCTTCTTAATTGTTTTGTTGTATTCATTTCAGCCATTGCAAAGTTTTGTTAGTTGTTTTGGAAAATTGGAAATAAAAGTTCCACTCTGGTGTGTCTGCGCTTTCATCCCATTTCTATTGAGGACACGTCTTTCGTGTTTCGCTCTCACGTTCTTGTtcattattgaattattaacaCATCTATAGAACGTGACATGTGAATTACTAATTCACATGTCACGTTCTATATTCTCAATTTTGATTACCTTTgataattatgattaattattttattttagatatacatttatatataaatgttttaaatgtgtgattcaatgtattacatatatttattagaaatatttgacaaaatatttttttacttttactttaaaaataaaaaaataaaatgtattaaaaaaaaaatcccaaaacacacacacacaaaatatatttatcacttgtttttaataattaactattttaactttttattttttattttattattattattttttttaatacatgggttagggttagggttagattacctcttatataataatatatagattaaataaaacaaaaaatatatagtttttacacaaaataatataattacTTATTTTATAGTTTTTATGTAAAAAATTTTTTAATGTAGATATTTTTATATAAGAATTTAATTGTCATATATAAAGTAAAAGTCATacgtgtaaataaaaaaaataagaaggtaaaatatatattatatatacatatatgcatatttactttatttattataaatgtCATATAaatttatgtttattattttattttttgaatacaTGGGTTAGGGGGTGAGAGTTAGGGTGTGGCTGAGGGTACTtcttatataaaaatatatactactaaaaaaaaaaaattatatatttttctgaaaaaatacaatgttttattttatattttttgtcttaaaaaaatatttttttttttacaagaagttaattgttattatttagtATATATGTgtaaagggttagggttactgttagggttatggttagggttagggttagggttaggtttagggttagggttagggttagggttagggtttcagcttgagttagggttagggttagggttactgttagagttagggttagggttagggttagggttagggtttcagcttgagttagggctagggttagggttactgttagggttatggttagggttagggttaggtttagggttagggttagggttagggttagggtttcagcttgagttagggttagggttagggttactgttagagttagggttagggttagggttagggttagggtttcagcttgagttagggttagggttagggttagggttatgttagagttagagttagggttaggggttgtatttttctgaaaaaatacaatgttttattttatattttttgtctaaaaaaaaaaaaaaaaaaaaataaaaatatatatatatatatatatatatatatttttttttacaagaagttaattgttattatttaaagtaaaagttatatgtgtaaaaaaataaacatttaaaataaagttaaaacatatatattataaagacatgtatatgtttattttatatgtttatatgtttatatgttatatatatatatttatatttattatttttatttttttaatacatgggTTGGGGGATAGAGTTAGGGTTaaagagttagggttagggttatggttagggttagggttagggttagggttctaTTTtagatatacatttatatataaatgttttaaatgtgtgattcaatgtattatatatatttattagaaatatttgacaaaatattatttttttacttttactttaaaaataaaaaataaaaaaataaaaaaataaaatgtataaaaaaaaaaatcccaaaacacacacacacaaaatatattcatcacttgtttttaataattaactattttaactttttattttttattttattaattttattttttttaatacatgggTTACGGTAAGGGTTAGATTACctcttatataataatatatagattaaataaaacaaaaaatatatagtttttacacaaaataatataattacttattttatagtttttatgtaaatttttttttaatgtagataTTTTTATATAACAATTTAATTGTCATATATAAAGTAAAAGTCAtatgtgtaaataaaaaaataaaaaggtaaaatatatattatatatacatatatgcatatttactttatttattataaatgtcatataaatgtatgtttattattttattttttgaatacaTGGGTTAGGGAGTGAGAGTTAGGGTGTGGCTGAGGGTACTtcttatataaaaatatatactactaaaacaaaaaaaattatatatttttctgaaaaaatacaatgttttattttatattttttgtcttaaaaaaaaaatatatatatatatagatatatatatatattttttttacaagaagttaattgttattatttagtATATATGTgtaaagggttagggttagggttagggttatggttatggttagggttagggttagggttactgttagggttagggttagggttagggttactgttagggttagggttaagggttagggttagggttagggttattgttagagttagggttagggttagggttagggtttcagcttgagttagggttagggttagggttactgttagagttagggttagggttagggttagggttactgttagagttagggttacggttagggttagggttaggttttcagcttgagttagggttagggttagggttagggtttcagcttgagttagggttagggttagggttagggttaggtttcctattagagttagggttagggttagggttagggttagggttcctgttagagttagggttagggttagggttagggtttcagcttgagttagggttagggttagggttagggttagggtttagggttagggttagggttagggttagggttaggttagggttagggtttagggttagggttagggttagggttagggttagggttagggggttagggttagggttagggttagggttagggggttagggttagggttagggttaggtttaggttagggttagggttagggttagggttagggttagggttagagggttagggttagggttagggttaggggttagggttagggttagggttaggggttagggttagggttagggttagggttaggggttagggttagggttagggttaggttagggttagggttagggttagggttaggttagggttagggttagggttagggttagtgtttgtgtgagggttAGAGCTTCGGTTCCGGGGTTTCGTTTAttgcacgggcctactggtccccgagTATCTAGAAGAAGTTGGTTTTATTGTAGCAGGTGGGtgatgagaagagaggagagagcagaTGAAGTATATGGGGTGAGCAAGTCCAGGCAGCAGTGATGGAGTGGAGAtggcagggtggagatgagaTGTTGGTGGATTGGTTGCTGTCCCTGTGGGGTGgtgctgaaaataaacagttcTCAGAGGTTTTATTTCTCGTTGAGgccccctggtgttcttgattgtagtCGGTTGATCCACTTTGTTTCTTGATATTTCCTAGTTTTGGTGGTCCAgttcttgtttccctccaggcctgtgatagtgaagtctggagtctggtggctgcggaggtgagtGTAAAGGGTCgtggtcagtccaccttccctagctctgtaGATGTGTTGTTTGAGTCTGGTGAGTATTGAGTTTTGGGTTTCTCCAATGTATATTTTGTGGCATGTTGAACAGGTTATTGCATATATCATGTTGGTGGAATGGATGTTGTATTGTTGTGAGATGGGTGCTGATTTGTTGGTGTGTCTGTTGTGGATAGTGGgtatgtgtttgtatttattgtagtgtggtgttttggtcggaggtttgttttgtgtgaatttggattttattaATAGTTTTTGTAGGTTGGGATTCTTTCTAAAAGCTAATAGTAGTCGGCAGTTTTCCAAGgtgtcatgttgtgtttgaGTATTGATGAAGTTGGTTCTTATTTGTTGTATTATGTTGGTGTTTgggagagaaaaggtcgatacaaaggggattatggaggtaGGTCTGTTGTGGGTGGTTTGCTGAGGGTGAAGTGGTGaaacggaggtggtggtggggtccccgggacctacctgggagccagagggcgtggatgagtgggcgggagagagggccgctagtgtgttgtttttgatggtccgaaggtatctcttgctgtattgtctgtgtgtttgtaatgagtgaaaaagagtttttattgcagtgtccctgtctgatgtttttgagcatattctgtggaatcttattatttgtgatttgatgatgcctttgaaggtgtgttttggatggtagctggttttatggaggagagagtgggtgtctgtttgtttgaaataaactttagtgaggggttgttttgtggggttattatggttgtcaaaaaaaacagtggtgtctaggaagttgatgtggtcctgggcgatagtgtgtttgattttaatggatggatggtggttatTGAGGATGTCGATGAATTCGTGAAAGAGTGTTAGGCTATGGGTCCAGGCTCCTATGATGTCATCTAGATATCTGAAATAGAAAAGGGGTTGAAATGGGCATTTTTGtaaggcacctctctcccactcactcatgtagatgttggcataagatggggcgaacctctggcccatggcggtcccgtggatctgcaggtactgtttattattgaaggaaaagtcattattggagaggcatattttgatgagttggaggagttctctgtcagggcgggaggggtcagggaagcggtcaaaacaagtcctgagagtctggagtccgtgggtggtattgatgttagtatataaactgtcaatgtcgatggtgaataggtaggctgaggacggaagtatttgggactggatgagttctatgaagtggtaggtgtctttaatatagctggggtgtttggtggaaagTGGACCGAGAAATTGTTCAATGTACAGAGAGAGGTTGTAtgtggcactggagcagtctgagatgatgggtcttcctgggggaacttgaaagggaacagtccaggtctgagggtctttatgtattttggggaggaggtaaaagtgtcgttgtctgggagtgtccgggccgaagaggaagtcgcgttgtttaccggtgatgtatttattttcacagagggattggatgatctgtcggatttctgtttgtgtttggggctggatTGTTTCAGGGATGGGTTGGtagtatttttggttggatagttgtctgtttgcctccaggagatattgctgtctgtccatgattatgatttttgagcctttgtctgcgggtttgattatgatgttgttttggtggatgagttggtggagggctttcctttcttccggggttaagttatctggttggggagttggggtaggtttatgtttatttaaggaatttaggtctctgttaattaactgaagaatatttgtgtttatttgtgaggagttgggtgtccaggtggaggggtaggtgagggtggttttagtagttgatttgtttttgaaatagtcctgtagtttgagtcgtctgtgatagttgagtatatccctttcaagttcccccctgtcgagggttgtgggtgtggggatgaaggtgaggccttTTTCGAGGAGTTGAcgttgtgctggggtgggtgtgaataaggtggagaggttgagtacGGTGTTGTCTGAGTAGAAGTCCGGTGGTtgttggctggggaaagggtggttggggttagggttagggttagggttggggttagggttggggttagggttgagtgggttagggttagggttggg carries:
- the LOC128764214 gene encoding uncharacterized protein LOC128764214; translation: MDRQQYLLEANRQLSNQKYYQPIPETIQPQTQTEIRQIIQSLCENKYITGKQRDFLFGPDTPRQRHFYLLPKIHKDPQTWTVPFQVPPGRPIISDCSSATYNLSLYIEQFLGPLSTKHPSYIKDTYHFIELIQSQILPSSAYLFTIDIDSLYTNINTTHGLQTLRTCFDRFPDPSRPDRELLQLIKICLSNNDFSFNNKQYLQIHGTAMGQRFAPSYANIYMSEWERGALQKCPFQPLFYFRYLDDIIGAWTHSLTLFHEFIDILNNHHPSIKIKHTIAQDHINFLDTTVFFDNHNNPTKQPLTKVYFKQTDTHSLLHKTSYHPKHTFKGIIKSQIIRFHRICSKTSDRDTAIKTLFHSLQTHRQYSKRYLRTIKNNTLAALSPAHSSTPSGSQPPDSRLHYHRPGGKQELDHQN